The genomic interval TTAATTATTAGAGTATTAGCAACAACTTAAAAGCAACATGTTATTGACTTCCaaatcaaaataatgaaatgttacCGCAGTATGTTCGTAACTTTCAAAATGGGTATCGCTTCATTTGAAAAGCGTACCCGGTGATGTGCAGGAAGAACGTTATGCAACGATTTCCTTATATAGAACATCAGACTGCCATGAAAAAAGTTTTTAACTCGTTTCTTTTGTTGACAGTGAGTGTTTTGAGGTCTTCAACCAAAATCATATTAAGGCAACCTGGGTGAACATAACTAGCTACATAACCGAGGATGTATAAATAATCGGAAATGCATGTTTTCTACGTTTTTACAACGTCTGCTTTTATTGCggtaacatttttattgatcAGGCACGGCTTGGTGCATGTTCGGCCTCATCATCTGGACGTTTGCCACGTCCTTCCAAATCGTTCAGTGTATTTCCTTTTAGACCTTCTAAAGCAGACAGGCTTGGATAGCTGCGATAGCTTAGAGGTTAGAGCATCTGCCCAGAGTCTGAGAGGTTGTTAGATCAAATTCCTTAGAAATGTGGGGAAAAACGATCTCACTGTCCTTGAGTAAGACAGTTTAACCCTAGTTACAGCTACAATTTGCCCTAAGATTGTCTGCTAAAATGTTAATTACCGCCTGGCTACTACGACCCAGGTGAGCATTAGACTAAGCCGATGTGGATTGCTTGGCATTTTCTTTCTTATGCAGCAACATTTTAGAGTATTGCACTGTTCTTTTTCCAGAGATTACCCAAAAAAACACCAGTTTTGACTTGTGGTCTTTCCTTTGACTTGAAGAGTCTTGATGGGTGCTTCCAGATGATCTTGTGCAAACAGTAAACCTGGGTTAACTGTTGCTGTTATTTAATAGGTTTACAAATATCAGGTTATTTGTTCAATCTTGTTCCCTTTAGGTTTTTGTAGATATGAAAGCCTCAGTGaccaaaaaaatgaaatgaccgAAATCAGAAATGGGACCTACTTGTACGGCGTTTCATGTAGCATACCGTAACGGATCGCACAAGGAGAATTCTGTTGGATTCCGTAAACAAGACCCAACAACAACCTTCAGGAATCTGCTGGCTCCCACCCACTCTTATGTCCTCTACATCTTCCACTTCCTCAAtcacttctccatctctcctctctatcttTAAACTCTCTTGACTATCTTCTCTATCATTAATTCTTTACCTCTCTGCCACTATTTATCACACTCTCTCCTCCATACCGCTCTCTCCTCTCAATTCAAGTAcaatttattggcatgggaaacatttgtgtaCATTGCCAAAGTAAGTGGAAAAAAGGTATAATAAATAACTCACCATCCTACTCTGCATCCCTCAGTCTGtttcccaccctccctctctctctctctctctctcacacacacacacacacacacacacacacacacacacacacacacacacacacacacacacacacacacacacacacacacacacacacacacacacacacacacacacacccccttcCTTCTTTTCTATTGATATAACTAAATAAACTCAAAGGATCGAGtcaaacacacaggcaaacacggTAATATCAGGCAACAACCAACCTCTCAATTTTTACGTGGTAAATGTACCTGTAATCATTTAGGGGACGGTTGTCTTCAGAGCGACCGGACAGTCTCACTAAACGTAGTCCCATCTACGTCCTTCTACGCTGACCCTCCAACAGGGGCGTCGTTAGGCCCGGGCGTCCAGGGCTATAGGCCCTGATCTCAAAAtgaccaaaaaataaaatagcccTGATCTAtgcatctataattccgatcgtgcattatgacgtgtaggccgctagcgtgtacatcgacattttcaTGTCGGCTGTCATTCAGTAAGCAGCCTAGTCCGTCGGTATGGGATGTCGCTCTGATACGGTCAGGCACTGCTTTGGATACACTTCCTGGACAGATGGGAGCCTGGCTCCAGCGATGTTCTGGTTCATCCTGCAAAACGAATGTCTCTGAGGTAACGCTGGAAAGCCTCTCCGAGTGACACGCTGTTACCACGTCATGCTGTTACCAAAACGTCATGCTGTTACCACGGTTACCCTATGACAAATCATGTCGGAGTCTCTGAAAGCGTGAATGTCGAGTAAAATCTCAAACAAATTGTAGTGATGGCCACAATTACAGGGAACAGCAacgtgaaatgtgttttttcagttCCTAGGGAAATATTGTCCCAAATACGGACCAAATCAGAAGGACAACTGGCAAAATGTGCGTTCAAATTAAGTTTATTAAACATTCTGACTTGTGCTAAGACAgttgacaaaaatgtagcttagATTTTTGAGACGAGAGGCGCCTTCCACTCAGGTATCCAAATGGGCTACATTTCTGGAACAAAGACCAAGTACTTTCTGTTGTACATATCACACCCACATTAACAGAATTCAACAGTTTAAGTAATAAGGCACTTATATAGGACATACATGAGCGGTAATTATGATTgtataaaaatagaaaatctCCTAGACAAAAACCGCAGTCATTCAAAAACCTGTTGATAAAAAACTCTGTATATTCCCTGTGCTTAGAGTACTAGAAACTATAATCCCTATTTCTGTCATGTATAGTTAGGCCATAACATCCCtttttgcaaaatgtatgtaggaGAAATTTGACCTCTCCCATACACACATTTTGCAGAGCCTTATTAGGAACACACGCacagaaatcaaatcaaaataacCCCACTACTACTtatagaaaaacattaaaacaccaGAATaaattcaaatgtgaaaagtaTATGAAAGTATTATGAAGTTTATATTACTGTACATTAACCCAGAGTGACATACccttattgaaaaacaaatagaaaaggCAACAGCATTATATAGACTATATAGTGAAGTGTTGTCTCACCTGAGAATCAATGTGTAAACCCTATATCTTCCATGTGGTCTGCTTGACCACATCTAATTCCTACAGTCAAAGCGAGGAAATGCAAAAATCCATAAACTTTCCCAAATCCCCTGGTTTTCCAGGATACCTGGTTGCAATATTCCCTGAATTATTAGAAAAAACCCAAAAGCCAGGACCACAGAAAAACCTATTTTGGGGTGAAATTACCAGATCTTTGCAACATAATCCTGAAACGGCCGTAGATGTTTGCTCTACAGCACCAACGCTCTCAGATTAGGCTGGAGAAATCTCATGGTGGATTTCTAGTGAGTTGACCTCTCTCATACATAAATCGTATCCCTTCCCGGTCCTGTTGAACGTGAACATAAAACCCCGCGGATGTCCGGAGGACGTAAACGCGGGATGTAACACTTTCCAAGCGTTAACGCTGTCGTTGGACACATCCGCTGCTTTAACGTATTCTGCTGCATGGGTCCCAGTGACCTGGCTGGAGTCACGTTTTCACCGTTCAAACTTGATCATCGGCCAGTAAAGTTTTAGTGGATTGGATTCCTTCCACATGAAAATAGCCTCCGTCGGTGCTGCCCGTTGTGACAGGAACACAAGCTCTCTCCAACTCCATGACTGCCATATTTTGGTGCCGTTGCAAAATGACAGGTACCTTCCTACCACAAAACGTCCCTAAGAGTTCTAGAACAACTGGTTACAGGGTTCTGGATCACCAGCCAATTGTCTCCGGATTCCAGGAACACTCCAACAGGGCTTTCTGGGAAGTTACCAGAAACATGCCTCTCTATGAAGCGTGCAGTTTTTGTATTGCAGTAGTTCCAAAACCTTACAGTAGTTGAGTTTACAGTAGTTGTGCAAAATACTTCCTATTGACACATTTTACAGTAAGCAGTGGTATCCgtaaacattaattatttttgtcaattAAATGCATAGTCACATCAACACACAGAAGGGAATAAAattgacatacacatgattaatctttaacaaaacatttgtaaatatattaatCCCTTTActtcataacacacacacacacacacacacacacacacatatatttatatatatatatatatagccatTTCCTTTGTACAGAAAATCTACATAATTATCTCACAATAGAGAATCTCAATCCTAAATGTTCTATGTTCCGTAGATGGACGTTCCCTTAATGTTCTAGATGTATACAACAATGATTTTTTGCAAAGCACCCCCACCCCCTAGTGCCCACCTGACCCCGTAGTGTCATCGCTATCCTGGCTGTTGGAAACAGGCGAGCCCATCATCGACTCCTCCCCCCTCGACCCTCTCCCGCCTTTCCCCCCCTTGCCCCTTAGGAAGGCGGAGTTGGGGTGGAGGGTGTGGTAGTGTTTGAGCAGTGCGTCCTGGGAAGGGGCGGTGTGGCCGCACTCCTCGCAGACGTAGAGTTTGTTGCGCCTCTCCTTGTAGGCGTACTGCTGGGTCACCCCGTGGATCTTCTTCATGTGGGACTCCAGGGAGCAGCGCTGGGTAAAGGCCTTGTCACAGAGGGAGCACTTATAGGGACGCACCCCTGgagggacagatggagaggcGGATGGGTtagaggaggagggatggagagatggacagatagaGAGGTGGATGGGTAACAGATGGAAGGAAAGCCACAGTGCGTGGCTTCCTTTTTACATGTGTGTTCTgatgtgtcgtgtgtgtgtgatggtgctctctctcttcatcctaCCTGTGTGGGTTCTGACGTGTCTCTTCAGGTCAAAGGTGTCGTTAAATCCTTTGCCACAGAAGTTACACAAGTGCCTCTTCGTGTCGCTATGACACTTGATGTGACGGTTCAGCATCCTCTGGTACTGGAAGACCTTCTGGCAGATCTAACAGGGAGATGGAGCGGttaaagagggagggatggaggggttaaagagggagagatggagagatggagggtttaaagagggagagatggaggggttaaagagggagagatggaggggctAAAAAGGGTGATATGTAGAGAGGTAAGGTGCGAACGACTGGAGGAGGAGGGTTTCAAGAGGCCGAGGTGAGGGAGGTCTGGAGGAGAAAGTAGTGAGATGGAGTGATAgagggaaataaaaataaaaggttgTTTTGACCTACCTGGCATATGAACGATGCCTGGGCCCCTGTCCCTGCCCTGGAAACCGTGGAGACTGGGGCTGCTGGGGGCGTTGCCAAGACAATGGGCGTCGTGGTGATCTCAGGTACTGAGAGCTGGGAAGGGACCGGAATCTCACTGGGAAGCTCGCCTGTAGTTACCTGCAGTAAAGAGGAAGACCGTAATTAGTCCACATCACTGACAAAAAAACCCAGAGAAATGTCACATTCCCACGATCCCCCTGTCACTTACCTTGATTTTGGAGCGGACGTAGGGGCTGCTCTGTGCCCTCCTCTTGACCTCTAGCCCGGTACCCTCCGACCTGTGACCCGGGCTCTGGGGTCGACCCAGTACCGTGCAGGAGGGCAGCTCTGCCCTGGGCGACGTCACGCTGCTGGCATCGCGCAGGTGTGTGTGGACGTGCTCCTGCGACAGTGTGTACTTGCCGTGTTGGTGTTGTGTGGACGTGGCGAGGCAGAGGGCAGTCTCAGCCGGACTGGCTTCAGTTTCCACCAATGggggaggaggatggagagTCACTAGAAGAAGGTGGAGATGTTAGATGTAGAACACCCAGATTGGGGGGAGCTGGACATATGCTGTTGGTTGCtcattggggtttcaggcttgcggcctgtaaaagcacttttggACAAGTGccgatgtaaaaagggctttatgtaCTGTAATAAATTTGATAtgttcattacatttaaaatatgacaGAATCTTGGGATTGGGGATAAAGGATAAAAGCTAGGGATTGCAGGGGCACGTCAGATACACAACAGCACattcaaatgtgtttaatatAAGAATTGTGTTCTATAAATAAAGTTTTACTGATGTTTGAGAACCTGAGGACTGGTCATACTCTGCTGTACACGCACAGTGCAGATGCCACTGTGAGGTCATGGGTGTTCAATAGTTAAAGGCATGTGTCTGTACAATCACTGTCTCTATACCTGAGGGCACCTGAAGTCCCCAGAAAAGATAGCAAAtcaacatacagtgagggaaaaaaagtatttgatcccctgcggattttgtatgtttgcccactgacaaagaaatgatcagtctatcattataatggtaggtttatttgaacagagagggacagaataacaacaaaaaaatccagaaaaacacgtgtcaaaaatgttataaattgatttgcattttaatgagtgaaataggtATTTGTTCcactctcaatcagaaagatttctggctcccaggtgtctcttatacaggtaacgagctgagattaaaagcccactcttaaagggagtgctcctaatctcagtttattacctgtataaaagacacctgtccccagaagcagtcaatcaatcagattccaaactctccatcatggccaagaccaaagagctgtccaaggatgtcagggacaagattgtagacctacacaaggctggaatgggctacaagaccatcgccaagcagcgtggtgagaaggtgacaacagttggtgcgattatttgcaaatggaagaaacacaaaataactgtcaatctccctcagtctggggctccatgcaagatctcaccttgtggagttgcaattaTCATGAGTACggaaggtccccctgctcaagaaagcacatctacaggcccgtctgaagtttgccaataaacatctgaatgattcagaggagaactgggtgaaaaagtgttgtgttcagatgagaccaaaatcgagctctttggcatcaactcaacttgccgtgtttggaggaggaggaatgctgcctatgaccccaagaacaccatgcccaccgtcaaacatggaggtggaaacattatgctttgggtgtgtttttctgctaaggggacaggacaacttcatcgcatcaaagggacaatggacggggccatgtaccgtcaaatcttgggtgagaacctccttccctcagccagggcattgaaaatgctGGATGGGTAAtccagcatgataatgacccaaaacacacggccaaggcaacaaaggagtggctcaagaagaagcacattacggtcctggtgtggcctagccagtctccagaccttaatcccatagaacatctgtggagggagctgaaggttcaagttgccaaacgtcagcctcgaaaccttaatgacttggagaagatctgcaaagaggagtgggacaaaatcccccctgagatgtgtgcacacctggtgaccaactacaagaaatgtctgacctgtgattgccaacaagggttttgccaccaagtacaaagtcatgttttgcagaggggtcgaatacgtTTTTCActctttaaaatgcaaatcaatttataaaatgttttttgggggatttttttgttgttattctgtctctcactgttcaaataaacctaccattaaaattatagactgatcatttctttgtcagtggacaaactcagcaggggatcaaatatttttttcccctcactgtttTGGCCCCCAAAAGATTTCATTTGGCAGATTCCAGCTGGGGAAAATTCTATTTCTGGCTCAGGGGTTAGGTTATGGGAAAGGGGTTAGGTTATGGGAAAGGGGTTAGGTTATGGGAAAGGGGTTAGGTTATGGGAAAGGGGTTCGGTTTACAGAAATCCATAcaattgggcatagtgttactaggtttaggcattaatggTTGGGTTTAGGGTGAAGTAGTATGGCTAGGTTAAGCTGAGGCATAAAAGTTTGATTATTTAATTTAGGTTACATTTAGGGTTAGTGCTAGCGGCTAAGGAACACGAAATTCACAGattcaggtccccacaaggacagaaaaaccaacgtgtgtgtgtgtgataggtaGGGTCATAGGAACCACaggagattgtgtgtgtttgcggtgTGTATGTAGTGGCGGGGTGTGTATGTAGTGgcggggtgtgtgtttgtttaaaggTTTGTGTTGTGCCTCtggtgacaaacacacacacaatggttaATGCTGGACCTGTCTGACCAGCCAGTCTTGACGCTCTGGCTCTTGTacgtctgtgtgggtgtgtctttgtgtga from Esox lucius isolate fEsoLuc1 chromosome 24, fEsoLuc1.pri, whole genome shotgun sequence carries:
- the ovol1a gene encoding putative transcription factor Ovo-like 1a; the protein is MPRAFLVKKTRYSPGKRNWSELPDHERGDIYIPVTLHPPPPLVETEASPAETALCLATSTQHQHGKYTLSQEHVHTHLRDASSVTSPRAELPSCTVLGRPQSPGHRSEGTGLEVKRRAQSSPYVRSKIKVTTGELPSEIPVPSQLSVPEITTTPIVLATPPAAPVSTVSRAGTGAQASFICQICQKVFQYQRMLNRHIKCHSDTKRHLCNFCGKGFNDTFDLKRHVRTHTGVRPYKCSLCDKAFTQRCSLESHMKKIHGVTQQYAYKERRNKLYVCEECGHTAPSQDALLKHYHTLHPNSAFLRGKGGKGGRGSRGEESMMGSPVSNSQDSDDTTGSGGH